In the Leptospira sp. WS4.C2 genome, one interval contains:
- a CDS encoding Nramp family divalent metal transporter, giving the protein MTRFPFLAYLGPGLLYAGAAVGVSHLVQSTRAGAVYGYGLLFVVLFANLIKYPFFVVGTRYTIITGKSLLDGYEALGRLPVWIFFFISIGTMCIIVATVTLVTSGLFSNLLGISMEPWLLCAIILVFCFLLLAIGKFAALDGLMKWIVVLLTVSTIVAMILSFYAAIPKLETEGKTFSISNLGDVAFLIALMGWMPIPIEAAVWQSDWTLAKKTPDGKLPPMKYAMIDFNIGYIGTTLLAVCFLALGSNMMYNTGAEFSSQAVSFASELVKLYTSAIGSWAYPIILIAAFFTMFSTTITCFDAYPRVVSNASRRLFKPLEKIPTEKLYWYWIVLVGVGSILILLFFRTNMKSLVDFATTVSFLNAPVLALIHHLILFGKEIPKEQRPKPWMNLLSWFGILFLFGFSIYYINITFL; this is encoded by the coding sequence ATGACACGTTTTCCTTTTTTAGCTTATCTTGGTCCTGGACTTTTGTATGCCGGTGCGGCCGTTGGTGTTTCTCATCTTGTGCAATCGACTCGAGCGGGAGCAGTCTATGGATATGGACTGCTTTTTGTTGTGTTATTTGCCAATTTGATTAAATATCCATTTTTTGTTGTTGGAACTAGATACACAATCATTACCGGTAAGTCCTTGTTAGACGGTTATGAAGCTTTAGGTCGTCTGCCCGTGTGGATCTTTTTCTTTATATCGATTGGTACAATGTGTATCATCGTCGCCACTGTAACACTTGTCACTTCAGGATTATTTTCTAATCTGCTTGGAATTTCCATGGAACCATGGTTACTTTGTGCAATCATTTTGGTGTTTTGTTTTCTTTTGCTTGCGATTGGTAAGTTTGCAGCCCTCGACGGACTGATGAAGTGGATCGTTGTTTTGTTAACCGTTTCTACTATCGTTGCCATGATCCTTTCTTTTTATGCAGCCATTCCTAAATTAGAAACAGAAGGAAAAACATTCTCCATTTCCAACTTGGGTGATGTTGCGTTTCTTATTGCTCTTATGGGTTGGATGCCCATCCCGATTGAAGCTGCTGTTTGGCAATCCGATTGGACACTCGCAAAAAAAACTCCCGATGGGAAACTTCCACCAATGAAATACGCGATGATCGATTTTAACATTGGTTATATTGGAACCACTTTACTTGCTGTATGTTTTTTAGCATTAGGTTCTAATATGATGTACAATACTGGAGCTGAGTTTTCATCGCAAGCGGTGAGTTTTGCATCCGAATTAGTTAAATTATACACTTCCGCAATTGGATCTTGGGCTTATCCCATCATACTCATTGCTGCATTTTTTACCATGTTCTCTACAACTATTACCTGTTTTGATGCTTATCCAAGAGTCGTTTCCAATGCAAGTCGTCGTTTGTTCAAACCGCTCGAAAAAATTCCTACAGAAAAACTTTATTGGTATTGGATTGTCCTTGTCGGTGTAGGATCCATTCTCATTTTACTTTTTTTTAGAACTAATATGAAGAGTTTGGTAGACTTTGCCACTACCGTTTCCTTTTTAAATGCACCAGTTCTTGCTCTTATCCACCATTTGATATTATTTGGAAAAGAAATCCCGAAAGAACAAAGACCAAAACCTTGGATGAATTTACTTTCTTGGTTTGGTATTTTATTTCTTTTTGGATTTTCGATTTATTATATCAATATTACGTTTCTTTAA
- a CDS encoding Na+/H+ antiporter NhaC family protein, whose translation MEREKTHSIFFSLSPLFYLILSILFFRFVWVIPYPHPVALFVAGLLSFLQRKNRKFVFLKSSFRKNFLSVLPAMEILFFVGMLIASWAHSGVLLAMIQTGILFLQPDYFLPSLAIVAAIAAMVSGSSWTTAGTLGVALMGVAEVISFPQTMAAGAIVSGCYFGDKLSPLSDTTNLASSLTHVPIWTHIRHMLKTTCISFGVAILGFYILNIYVWDSTQIANLSVQSGSLLSGANHQISWMKFIPVVLVFGSALFKLHIRLSLLLGILSAIGFIVSELGFRMDIGKSLFYGFESHSGNDVLDRFLSGGGVVAILPTEILIFAAVWFGAVVEGYGYLNEILIHIKNWAKDKWDILLSTMGTSFLLNLVTADQYLSLVIPARAFRSLAEEKGIPEKDISRSLEDSGTITSPLIPWNSCGAFMSTSLGVSVLSFFPFAFFNIFHLILSVSLLLIAKNKSKSS comes from the coding sequence ATGGAGAGAGAAAAAACGCATTCAATTTTTTTCTCTCTTTCTCCACTTTTCTACTTAATTCTATCCATCCTTTTTTTTCGTTTTGTTTGGGTGATCCCATACCCTCATCCAGTGGCTTTGTTTGTGGCAGGTTTACTTTCTTTTTTACAACGTAAGAATCGAAAATTTGTATTTTTGAAATCCTCCTTTCGTAAAAATTTTCTTTCTGTTTTGCCGGCGATGGAAATTCTTTTTTTTGTCGGAATGCTCATTGCTTCTTGGGCTCATTCCGGTGTGCTTTTGGCAATGATCCAAACAGGAATTTTATTTTTGCAGCCGGATTATTTTTTGCCCTCCTTGGCAATCGTTGCGGCCATTGCAGCTATGGTTTCTGGTTCTTCTTGGACCACCGCAGGAACTCTCGGTGTGGCCCTTATGGGTGTTGCCGAAGTGATTTCTTTTCCACAAACAATGGCAGCTGGTGCTATTGTGAGTGGGTGTTATTTTGGGGATAAACTTTCTCCGCTTTCCGATACAACCAACCTAGCCTCTAGTTTAACACATGTTCCTATATGGACTCATATTAGGCATATGTTAAAGACAACCTGTATTAGTTTCGGGGTTGCTATCCTTGGGTTTTACATTTTAAATATTTACGTTTGGGATTCTACCCAAATTGCAAATTTATCGGTGCAATCGGGAAGTCTTTTGTCTGGTGCAAATCATCAAATTTCCTGGATGAAATTCATCCCGGTCGTTTTGGTATTTGGATCTGCTCTATTTAAATTACATATCAGATTATCGTTGTTACTCGGAATCCTTTCTGCCATTGGATTTATTGTCAGTGAATTAGGATTTCGTATGGATATTGGAAAATCATTGTTTTATGGGTTTGAATCTCATTCAGGAAATGATGTATTGGATCGTTTTTTAAGTGGAGGAGGTGTGGTTGCCATTCTACCAACGGAAATACTGATTTTCGCTGCTGTTTGGTTTGGTGCTGTTGTAGAAGGATATGGATACCTGAACGAAATTTTAATTCATATTAAAAATTGGGCCAAGGACAAATGGGATATTTTACTTTCGACAATGGGAACTTCCTTTCTTTTAAATTTGGTCACTGCAGACCAATACTTATCATTAGTAATTCCTGCCAGAGCCTTTCGAAGTCTTGCGGAAGAAAAGGGAATTCCAGAAAAGGATATTTCTCGTTCCTTGGAAGACTCCGGTACGATCACTTCTCCGCTCATTCCTTGGAATAGTTGTGGGGCATTTATGTCTACTTCATTGGGTGTATCCGTGTTATCATTTTTTCCATTCGCTTTTTTTAATATATTTCATCTTATCCTATCTGTATCTCTTCTACTCATTGCAAAAAATAAATCTAAAAGTTCATAG
- a CDS encoding RNA polymerase subunit sigma-70 produces MLPKILDEKILPLIEKARSSNDPNIVKEHLPIWMVDRLAKKRKITDDESCEMVVTILEVFSKMWVLSLNYHITNVLGFFVTYAFNQYRNRFRRTEISESGELYLQLWNYDQPANEEIPTELWEAETPLKVELDKLSTVTALVLSLQFDLPMKQNLKQLLLWKLRETDHDIDGFFRDCEEKRFRQRQLLSRLSGMITRYTRKLYEATDPNRRKWYLKQKKLWILRRTRAMDRSFFSEREIAKVLGISRKAVRNHLSQGKHQLRKVGKDLLHYA; encoded by the coding sequence ATGTTACCGAAAATATTAGATGAAAAAATTCTCCCTCTCATTGAAAAAGCTCGTTCCAGTAATGATCCCAATATTGTTAAAGAACATTTGCCTATTTGGATGGTAGATCGGTTGGCCAAAAAAAGAAAAATAACTGATGATGAAAGTTGTGAGATGGTGGTAACGATTCTAGAAGTTTTTTCAAAGATGTGGGTTTTAAGTTTAAACTATCATATAACCAATGTTCTTGGCTTTTTTGTTACTTACGCATTTAATCAATATAGAAATCGGTTTCGCCGAACAGAAATTTCTGAATCTGGGGAGCTCTATTTACAATTATGGAACTATGACCAACCGGCCAACGAAGAAATTCCAACGGAACTTTGGGAAGCGGAAACTCCGTTGAAAGTGGAACTAGACAAATTATCAACTGTGACTGCGTTAGTTTTATCCTTACAATTTGATTTACCCATGAAACAAAATCTAAAACAACTCCTTCTTTGGAAGTTACGCGAAACGGACCATGATATAGATGGATTCTTTCGGGACTGCGAGGAGAAACGATTTCGCCAGCGCCAACTCTTATCCCGGCTTTCAGGTATGATTACAAGATATACAAGAAAGCTTTATGAGGCTACGGATCCCAATCGGAGAAAATGGTATCTCAAACAAAAGAAACTCTGGATTTTACGAAGGACAAGAGCCATGGATCGAAGTTTTTTTTCCGAACGAGAGATCGCAAAGGTCTTAGGAATTTCCAGAAAGGCGGTTCGCAACCATTTGTCACAGGGAAAACATCAACTTCGTAAAGTCGGCAAAGATTTATTGCACTATGCATAA